In a genomic window of Mastomys coucha isolate ucsf_1 unplaced genomic scaffold, UCSF_Mcou_1 pScaffold17, whole genome shotgun sequence:
- the Ythdf3 gene encoding YTH domain-containing family protein 3 isoform X14 → MSDPYMPSYYAPSIGFPYSLGEAAWSTAGDQPMPYLTTYGQMSNGEHHYIPDGVFSQPGALGNTPPFLGQHGFNFFPGNADFSTWGTSGSQGQSTQNSAYSSSYGYPPSSLGRAITDGQAGFGNDTLSKVPGISSIEQGMTGLKIGGDLTAAVTKTVGTALSSSGMTSIATNNVPPVSSAAPKPTSWAAIARKPAKPQPKLKPKGNVGIGSSAVPPPPIKHNMNIGTWDEKGSVVKAPPTQPVLPPQTIIQQPQPLIQPPPLVQSQLPPQQPQPPQPQQQQGPQPQAQPHQVQPQQPQLQNRWVAPRNRGTGFNQNNGTGSENFGLGVVPVSASPSSVEVHPVLEKLKAINNYNPKDFDWNLKNGRVFIIKSYSEDDIHRSIKYSIWCSTEHGNKRLDAAYRSLNGKGPLYLLFSVNGSGHFCGVAEMKSVVDYNAYAGVWSQDKWKGKFEVKWIFVKDVPNNQLRHIRLENNDNKPVTNSRDTQEVPLEKAKQVLKIIATFKHTTSIFDDFAHYEKRQEEEEAMRRERNRNKQ, encoded by the coding sequence ATGTCAGATCCATATATGCCTAGTTACTATGCTCCATCCATTGGATTTCCATATTCTCTTGGGGAAGCAGCATGGTCCACGGCTGGAGATCAGCCTATGCCATATCTGACAACCTATGGACAAATGAGTAATGGAGAACATCATTATATACCAGATGGTGTTTTTAGTCAACCAGGGGCATTAGGAAATACCCCTCCATTTCTTGGTCAACATGGATTTAACTTTTTTCCTGGTAATGCTGATTTCTCTACATGGGGAACAAGTGGATCTCAGGGACAATCAACACAAAATTCTGCTTATAGTAGCAGTTATGGCTATCCACCTAGTTCTCTTGGGAGAGCTATTACTGATGGACAGGCTGGATTTGGCAATGATACTTTGAGTAAGGTGCCTGGCATTAGTAGTATTGAGCAAGGCATGACAGGACTGAAAATTGGTGGTGATCTGACAGCTGCAGTGACAAAAACTGTAGGTACAGCCTTGAGCAGCAGTGGTATGACTAGCATTGCAACCAATAATGTGCCCCCTGTTAGCAGTGCAGCACCTAAACCAACTTCTTGGGCTGCTATTGCCAGAAAGCCTGCAAAACCTCAACCGAAACTTAAACCCAAGGGCAATGTGGGAATTGGGAGTTCTGCTGTGCCACCACCTCCTATAAAACACAACATGAATATTGGAACTTGGGATGAAAAGGGGTCAGTGGTAAAGGCTCCACCAACCCAACCAGTTCTGCCTCCTCAAACTATAATCCAGCAGCCTCAGCCATTAATTCAACCACCACCATTGGTGCAAAGCCAACTGCCTCCACAGCAGCCTCAGCCACCACAACCACAGCAGCAACAAGGACCTCAGCCACAGGCCCAGCCTCACCAAGTGCAGCCTCAGCAGCCACAGCTGCAGAATCGCTGGGTAGCTCCTCGGAACAGGGGAACCGGCTTCAACCAGAACAATGGAACAGGCAGTGAAAACTTTGGTTTAGGTGTTGTACCTGTTAGTGCTTCACCTTCTAGTGTAGAGGTGCATCCCGTGCTGGAAAAACTAAAGGCCATAAACAATTATAATCCCAAAGACTTCGATTGGAACCTGAAGAATGGACGTGTGTTTATAATTAAGAGCTATTCTGAGGATGATATCCATCGTTCCATCAAGTACTCTATCTGGTGTAGCACTGAGCATGGTAATAAGCGTCTGGATGCAGCTTACCGCTCCCTGAATGGGAAAGGCCCACTCTATCTGCTCTTCAGTGTGAATGGCAGTGGACATTTCTGTGGAGTGGCCGAAATGAAGTCTGTTGTAGACTATAATGCTTATGCTGGTGTCTGGTCTCAGGATAAGTGGAAGGGCAAATTTGAAGTTAAATGGATCTTTGTCAAAGATGTTCCCAATAACCAGTTACGACATATTCGCTTAGAAAATAATGATAACAAACCAGTAACCAATTCAAGGGATACTCAAGAAGTACccctagaaaaagcaaagcaagtgCTTAAAATAATCGCTACTTTCAAGCATACCACCTCAATCTTTGATGACTTTGCACATTATGAAAAGCgtcaagaggaggaggaagccatgcGAAGG
- the Ythdf3 gene encoding YTH domain-containing family protein 3 isoform X9: MFYLDLTLLHRAEETGEESFSVQNGSIHQKDAVNDDDFEPYLSSQTNQSPCIALAGFKLKTAALASQKYKRAKQLFHCNNSYPPMSDPYMPSYYAPSIGFPYSLGEAAWSTAGDQPMPYLTTYGQMSNGEHHYIPDGVFSQPGALGNTPPFLGQHGFNFFPGNADFSTWGTSGSQGQSTQNSAYSSSYGYPPSSLGRAITDGQAGFGNDTLSKVPGISSIEQGMTGLKIGGDLTAAVTKTVGTALSSSGMTSIATNNVPPVSSAAPKPTSWAAIARKPAKPQPKLKPKGNVGIGSSAVPPPPIKHNMNIGTWDEKGSVVKAPPTQPVLPPQTIIQQPQPLIQPPPLVQSQLPPQQPQPPQPQQQQGPQPQAQPHQVQPQQPQLQNRWVAPRNRGTGFNQNNGTGSENFGLGVVPVSASPSSVEVHPVLEKLKAINNYNPKDFDWNLKNGRVFIIKSYSEDDIHRSIKYSIWCSTEHGNKRLDAAYRSLNGKGPLYLLFSVNGSGHFCGVAEMKSVVDYNAYAGVWSQDKWKGKFEVKWIFVKDVPNNQLRHIRLENNDNKPVTNSRDTQEVPLEKAKQVLKIIATFKHTTSIFDDFAHYEKRQEEEEAMRRERNRNKQ, from the exons ATGTTCTATCTTGATTTGACTTTGCTCCATAGGGCAGAGGAAACAGGCGAAGAATCAT TTTCAGTACAAAATGGTTCGATTCATCAAAAAGATGCTGTAAATGATGATGATTTTGAGCCATACTTAAGTAGCCAGACAAATCAG TCtccttgtatagccctggctggtttcAAACTTAAGACtgctgccttagcctcccag AAATATAAGAGAGCAAAACAGTTGTTTCATTGT AATAACAGCTATCCACCAATGTCAGATCCATATATGCCTAGTTACTATGCTCCATCCATTGGATTTCCATATTCTCTTGGGGAAGCAGCATGGTCCACGGCTGGAGATCAGCCTATGCCATATCTGACAACCTATGGACAAATGAGTAATGGAGAACATCATTATATACCAGATGGTGTTTTTAGTCAACCAGGGGCATTAGGAAATACCCCTCCATTTCTTGGTCAACATGGATTTAACTTTTTTCCTGGTAATGCTGATTTCTCTACATGGGGAACAAGTGGATCTCAGGGACAATCAACACAAAATTCTGCTTATAGTAGCAGTTATGGCTATCCACCTAGTTCTCTTGGGAGAGCTATTACTGATGGACAGGCTGGATTTGGCAATGATACTTTGAGTAAGGTGCCTGGCATTAGTAGTATTGAGCAAGGCATGACAGGACTGAAAATTGGTGGTGATCTGACAGCTGCAGTGACAAAAACTGTAGGTACAGCCTTGAGCAGCAGTGGTATGACTAGCATTGCAACCAATAATGTGCCCCCTGTTAGCAGTGCAGCACCTAAACCAACTTCTTGGGCTGCTATTGCCAGAAAGCCTGCAAAACCTCAACCGAAACTTAAACCCAAGGGCAATGTGGGAATTGGGAGTTCTGCTGTGCCACCACCTCCTATAAAACACAACATGAATATTGGAACTTGGGATGAAAAGGGGTCAGTGGTAAAGGCTCCACCAACCCAACCAGTTCTGCCTCCTCAAACTATAATCCAGCAGCCTCAGCCATTAATTCAACCACCACCATTGGTGCAAAGCCAACTGCCTCCACAGCAGCCTCAGCCACCACAACCACAGCAGCAACAAGGACCTCAGCCACAGGCCCAGCCTCACCAAGTGCAGCCTCAGCAGCCACAGCTGCAGAATCGCTGGGTAGCTCCTCGGAACAGGGGAACCGGCTTCAACCAGAACAATGGAACAGGCAGTGAAAACTTTGGTTTAGGTGTTGTACCTGTTAGTGCTTCACCTTCTAGTGTAGAGGTGCATCCCGTGCTGGAAAAACTAAAGGCCATAAACAATTATAATCCCAAAGACTTCGATTGGAACCTGAAGAATGGACGTGTGTTTATAATTAAGAGCTATTCTGAGGATGATATCCATCGTTCCATCAAGTACTCTATCTGGTGTAGCACTGAGCATGGTAATAAGCGTCTGGATGCAGCTTACCGCTCCCTGAATGGGAAAGGCCCACTCTATCTGCTCTTCAGTGTGAATGGCAGTGGACATTTCTGTGGAGTGGCCGAAATGAAGTCTGTTGTAGACTATAATGCTTATGCTGGTGTCTGGTCTCAGGATAAGTGGAAGGGCAAATTTGAAGTTAAATGGATCTTTGTCAAAGATGTTCCCAATAACCAGTTACGACATATTCGCTTAGAAAATAATGATAACAAACCAGTAACCAATTCAAGGGATACTCAAGAAGTACccctagaaaaagcaaagcaagtgCTTAAAATAATCGCTACTTTCAAGCATACCACCTCAATCTTTGATGACTTTGCACATTATGAAAAGCgtcaagaggaggaggaagccatgcGAAGG
- the Ythdf3 gene encoding YTH domain-containing family protein 3 isoform X13 has product MSATSVDQRPKGQGNKVSVQNGSIHQKDAVNDDDFEPYLSSQTNQNNSYPPMSDPYMPSYYAPSIGFPYSLGEAAWSTAGDQPMPYLTTYGQMSNGEHHYIPDGVFSQPGALGNTPPFLGQHGFNFFPGNADFSTWGTSGSQGQSTQNSAYSSSYGYPPSSLGRAITDGQAGFGNDTLSKVPGISSIEQGMTGLKIGGDLTAAVTKTVGTALSSSGMTSIATNNVPPVSSAAPKPTSWAAIARKPAKPQPKLKPKGNVGIGSSAVPPPPIKHNMNIGTWDEKGSVVKAPPTQPVLPPQTIIQQPQPLIQPPPLVQSQLPPQQPQPPQPQQQQGPQPQAQPHQVQPQQPQLQNRWVAPRNRGTGFNQNNGTGSENFGLGVVPVSASPSSVEVHPVLEKLKAINNYNPKDFDWNLKNGRVFIIKSYSEDDIHRSIKYSIWCSTEHGNKRLDAAYRSLNGKGPLYLLFSVNGSGHFCGVAEMKSVVDYNAYAGVWSQDKWKGKFEVKWIFVKDVPNNQLRHIRLENNDNKPVTNSRDTQEVPLEKAKQVLKIIATFKHTTSIFDDFAHYEKRQEEEEAMRRERNRNKQ; this is encoded by the exons ATGTCAGCCACGAGCGTGGATCAG AGACCTAAAGGGCAAGGAAATAAAg TTTCAGTACAAAATGGTTCGATTCATCAAAAAGATGCTGTAAATGATGATGATTTTGAGCCATACTTAAGTAGCCAGACAAATCAG AATAACAGCTATCCACCAATGTCAGATCCATATATGCCTAGTTACTATGCTCCATCCATTGGATTTCCATATTCTCTTGGGGAAGCAGCATGGTCCACGGCTGGAGATCAGCCTATGCCATATCTGACAACCTATGGACAAATGAGTAATGGAGAACATCATTATATACCAGATGGTGTTTTTAGTCAACCAGGGGCATTAGGAAATACCCCTCCATTTCTTGGTCAACATGGATTTAACTTTTTTCCTGGTAATGCTGATTTCTCTACATGGGGAACAAGTGGATCTCAGGGACAATCAACACAAAATTCTGCTTATAGTAGCAGTTATGGCTATCCACCTAGTTCTCTTGGGAGAGCTATTACTGATGGACAGGCTGGATTTGGCAATGATACTTTGAGTAAGGTGCCTGGCATTAGTAGTATTGAGCAAGGCATGACAGGACTGAAAATTGGTGGTGATCTGACAGCTGCAGTGACAAAAACTGTAGGTACAGCCTTGAGCAGCAGTGGTATGACTAGCATTGCAACCAATAATGTGCCCCCTGTTAGCAGTGCAGCACCTAAACCAACTTCTTGGGCTGCTATTGCCAGAAAGCCTGCAAAACCTCAACCGAAACTTAAACCCAAGGGCAATGTGGGAATTGGGAGTTCTGCTGTGCCACCACCTCCTATAAAACACAACATGAATATTGGAACTTGGGATGAAAAGGGGTCAGTGGTAAAGGCTCCACCAACCCAACCAGTTCTGCCTCCTCAAACTATAATCCAGCAGCCTCAGCCATTAATTCAACCACCACCATTGGTGCAAAGCCAACTGCCTCCACAGCAGCCTCAGCCACCACAACCACAGCAGCAACAAGGACCTCAGCCACAGGCCCAGCCTCACCAAGTGCAGCCTCAGCAGCCACAGCTGCAGAATCGCTGGGTAGCTCCTCGGAACAGGGGAACCGGCTTCAACCAGAACAATGGAACAGGCAGTGAAAACTTTGGTTTAGGTGTTGTACCTGTTAGTGCTTCACCTTCTAGTGTAGAGGTGCATCCCGTGCTGGAAAAACTAAAGGCCATAAACAATTATAATCCCAAAGACTTCGATTGGAACCTGAAGAATGGACGTGTGTTTATAATTAAGAGCTATTCTGAGGATGATATCCATCGTTCCATCAAGTACTCTATCTGGTGTAGCACTGAGCATGGTAATAAGCGTCTGGATGCAGCTTACCGCTCCCTGAATGGGAAAGGCCCACTCTATCTGCTCTTCAGTGTGAATGGCAGTGGACATTTCTGTGGAGTGGCCGAAATGAAGTCTGTTGTAGACTATAATGCTTATGCTGGTGTCTGGTCTCAGGATAAGTGGAAGGGCAAATTTGAAGTTAAATGGATCTTTGTCAAAGATGTTCCCAATAACCAGTTACGACATATTCGCTTAGAAAATAATGATAACAAACCAGTAACCAATTCAAGGGATACTCAAGAAGTACccctagaaaaagcaaagcaagtgCTTAAAATAATCGCTACTTTCAAGCATACCACCTCAATCTTTGATGACTTTGCACATTATGAAAAGCgtcaagaggaggaggaagccatgcGAAGG
- the Ythdf3 gene encoding YTH domain-containing family protein 3 isoform X12, with product MFYLDLTLLHRAEETGEESFSVQNGSIHQKDAVNDDDFEPYLSSQTNQNNSYPPMSDPYMPSYYAPSIGFPYSLGEAAWSTAGDQPMPYLTTYGQMSNGEHHYIPDGVFSQPGALGNTPPFLGQHGFNFFPGNADFSTWGTSGSQGQSTQNSAYSSSYGYPPSSLGRAITDGQAGFGNDTLSKVPGISSIEQGMTGLKIGGDLTAAVTKTVGTALSSSGMTSIATNNVPPVSSAAPKPTSWAAIARKPAKPQPKLKPKGNVGIGSSAVPPPPIKHNMNIGTWDEKGSVVKAPPTQPVLPPQTIIQQPQPLIQPPPLVQSQLPPQQPQPPQPQQQQGPQPQAQPHQVQPQQPQLQNRWVAPRNRGTGFNQNNGTGSENFGLGVVPVSASPSSVEVHPVLEKLKAINNYNPKDFDWNLKNGRVFIIKSYSEDDIHRSIKYSIWCSTEHGNKRLDAAYRSLNGKGPLYLLFSVNGSGHFCGVAEMKSVVDYNAYAGVWSQDKWKGKFEVKWIFVKDVPNNQLRHIRLENNDNKPVTNSRDTQEVPLEKAKQVLKIIATFKHTTSIFDDFAHYEKRQEEEEAMRRERNRNKQ from the exons ATGTTCTATCTTGATTTGACTTTGCTCCATAGGGCAGAGGAAACAGGCGAAGAATCAT TTTCAGTACAAAATGGTTCGATTCATCAAAAAGATGCTGTAAATGATGATGATTTTGAGCCATACTTAAGTAGCCAGACAAATCAG AATAACAGCTATCCACCAATGTCAGATCCATATATGCCTAGTTACTATGCTCCATCCATTGGATTTCCATATTCTCTTGGGGAAGCAGCATGGTCCACGGCTGGAGATCAGCCTATGCCATATCTGACAACCTATGGACAAATGAGTAATGGAGAACATCATTATATACCAGATGGTGTTTTTAGTCAACCAGGGGCATTAGGAAATACCCCTCCATTTCTTGGTCAACATGGATTTAACTTTTTTCCTGGTAATGCTGATTTCTCTACATGGGGAACAAGTGGATCTCAGGGACAATCAACACAAAATTCTGCTTATAGTAGCAGTTATGGCTATCCACCTAGTTCTCTTGGGAGAGCTATTACTGATGGACAGGCTGGATTTGGCAATGATACTTTGAGTAAGGTGCCTGGCATTAGTAGTATTGAGCAAGGCATGACAGGACTGAAAATTGGTGGTGATCTGACAGCTGCAGTGACAAAAACTGTAGGTACAGCCTTGAGCAGCAGTGGTATGACTAGCATTGCAACCAATAATGTGCCCCCTGTTAGCAGTGCAGCACCTAAACCAACTTCTTGGGCTGCTATTGCCAGAAAGCCTGCAAAACCTCAACCGAAACTTAAACCCAAGGGCAATGTGGGAATTGGGAGTTCTGCTGTGCCACCACCTCCTATAAAACACAACATGAATATTGGAACTTGGGATGAAAAGGGGTCAGTGGTAAAGGCTCCACCAACCCAACCAGTTCTGCCTCCTCAAACTATAATCCAGCAGCCTCAGCCATTAATTCAACCACCACCATTGGTGCAAAGCCAACTGCCTCCACAGCAGCCTCAGCCACCACAACCACAGCAGCAACAAGGACCTCAGCCACAGGCCCAGCCTCACCAAGTGCAGCCTCAGCAGCCACAGCTGCAGAATCGCTGGGTAGCTCCTCGGAACAGGGGAACCGGCTTCAACCAGAACAATGGAACAGGCAGTGAAAACTTTGGTTTAGGTGTTGTACCTGTTAGTGCTTCACCTTCTAGTGTAGAGGTGCATCCCGTGCTGGAAAAACTAAAGGCCATAAACAATTATAATCCCAAAGACTTCGATTGGAACCTGAAGAATGGACGTGTGTTTATAATTAAGAGCTATTCTGAGGATGATATCCATCGTTCCATCAAGTACTCTATCTGGTGTAGCACTGAGCATGGTAATAAGCGTCTGGATGCAGCTTACCGCTCCCTGAATGGGAAAGGCCCACTCTATCTGCTCTTCAGTGTGAATGGCAGTGGACATTTCTGTGGAGTGGCCGAAATGAAGTCTGTTGTAGACTATAATGCTTATGCTGGTGTCTGGTCTCAGGATAAGTGGAAGGGCAAATTTGAAGTTAAATGGATCTTTGTCAAAGATGTTCCCAATAACCAGTTACGACATATTCGCTTAGAAAATAATGATAACAAACCAGTAACCAATTCAAGGGATACTCAAGAAGTACccctagaaaaagcaaagcaagtgCTTAAAATAATCGCTACTTTCAAGCATACCACCTCAATCTTTGATGACTTTGCACATTATGAAAAGCgtcaagaggaggaggaagccatgcGAAGG
- the Ythdf3 gene encoding YTH domain-containing family protein 3 isoform X11 has product MSATSVDQRPKGQGNKVSVQNGSIHQKDAVNDDDFEPYLSSQTNQKYKRAKQLFHCNNSYPPMSDPYMPSYYAPSIGFPYSLGEAAWSTAGDQPMPYLTTYGQMSNGEHHYIPDGVFSQPGALGNTPPFLGQHGFNFFPGNADFSTWGTSGSQGQSTQNSAYSSSYGYPPSSLGRAITDGQAGFGNDTLSKVPGISSIEQGMTGLKIGGDLTAAVTKTVGTALSSSGMTSIATNNVPPVSSAAPKPTSWAAIARKPAKPQPKLKPKGNVGIGSSAVPPPPIKHNMNIGTWDEKGSVVKAPPTQPVLPPQTIIQQPQPLIQPPPLVQSQLPPQQPQPPQPQQQQGPQPQAQPHQVQPQQPQLQNRWVAPRNRGTGFNQNNGTGSENFGLGVVPVSASPSSVEVHPVLEKLKAINNYNPKDFDWNLKNGRVFIIKSYSEDDIHRSIKYSIWCSTEHGNKRLDAAYRSLNGKGPLYLLFSVNGSGHFCGVAEMKSVVDYNAYAGVWSQDKWKGKFEVKWIFVKDVPNNQLRHIRLENNDNKPVTNSRDTQEVPLEKAKQVLKIIATFKHTTSIFDDFAHYEKRQEEEEAMRRERNRNKQ; this is encoded by the exons ATGTCAGCCACGAGCGTGGATCAG AGACCTAAAGGGCAAGGAAATAAAg TTTCAGTACAAAATGGTTCGATTCATCAAAAAGATGCTGTAAATGATGATGATTTTGAGCCATACTTAAGTAGCCAGACAAATCAG AAATATAAGAGAGCAAAACAGTTGTTTCATTGT AATAACAGCTATCCACCAATGTCAGATCCATATATGCCTAGTTACTATGCTCCATCCATTGGATTTCCATATTCTCTTGGGGAAGCAGCATGGTCCACGGCTGGAGATCAGCCTATGCCATATCTGACAACCTATGGACAAATGAGTAATGGAGAACATCATTATATACCAGATGGTGTTTTTAGTCAACCAGGGGCATTAGGAAATACCCCTCCATTTCTTGGTCAACATGGATTTAACTTTTTTCCTGGTAATGCTGATTTCTCTACATGGGGAACAAGTGGATCTCAGGGACAATCAACACAAAATTCTGCTTATAGTAGCAGTTATGGCTATCCACCTAGTTCTCTTGGGAGAGCTATTACTGATGGACAGGCTGGATTTGGCAATGATACTTTGAGTAAGGTGCCTGGCATTAGTAGTATTGAGCAAGGCATGACAGGACTGAAAATTGGTGGTGATCTGACAGCTGCAGTGACAAAAACTGTAGGTACAGCCTTGAGCAGCAGTGGTATGACTAGCATTGCAACCAATAATGTGCCCCCTGTTAGCAGTGCAGCACCTAAACCAACTTCTTGGGCTGCTATTGCCAGAAAGCCTGCAAAACCTCAACCGAAACTTAAACCCAAGGGCAATGTGGGAATTGGGAGTTCTGCTGTGCCACCACCTCCTATAAAACACAACATGAATATTGGAACTTGGGATGAAAAGGGGTCAGTGGTAAAGGCTCCACCAACCCAACCAGTTCTGCCTCCTCAAACTATAATCCAGCAGCCTCAGCCATTAATTCAACCACCACCATTGGTGCAAAGCCAACTGCCTCCACAGCAGCCTCAGCCACCACAACCACAGCAGCAACAAGGACCTCAGCCACAGGCCCAGCCTCACCAAGTGCAGCCTCAGCAGCCACAGCTGCAGAATCGCTGGGTAGCTCCTCGGAACAGGGGAACCGGCTTCAACCAGAACAATGGAACAGGCAGTGAAAACTTTGGTTTAGGTGTTGTACCTGTTAGTGCTTCACCTTCTAGTGTAGAGGTGCATCCCGTGCTGGAAAAACTAAAGGCCATAAACAATTATAATCCCAAAGACTTCGATTGGAACCTGAAGAATGGACGTGTGTTTATAATTAAGAGCTATTCTGAGGATGATATCCATCGTTCCATCAAGTACTCTATCTGGTGTAGCACTGAGCATGGTAATAAGCGTCTGGATGCAGCTTACCGCTCCCTGAATGGGAAAGGCCCACTCTATCTGCTCTTCAGTGTGAATGGCAGTGGACATTTCTGTGGAGTGGCCGAAATGAAGTCTGTTGTAGACTATAATGCTTATGCTGGTGTCTGGTCTCAGGATAAGTGGAAGGGCAAATTTGAAGTTAAATGGATCTTTGTCAAAGATGTTCCCAATAACCAGTTACGACATATTCGCTTAGAAAATAATGATAACAAACCAGTAACCAATTCAAGGGATACTCAAGAAGTACccctagaaaaagcaaagcaagtgCTTAAAATAATCGCTACTTTCAAGCATACCACCTCAATCTTTGATGACTTTGCACATTATGAAAAGCgtcaagaggaggaggaagccatgcGAAGG